In a genomic window of Immundisolibacter sp.:
- the murD gene encoding UDP-N-acetylmuramoyl-L-alanine--D-glutamate ligase, translating into MGAVAQQLTTRMLVVGAGASGLSCVRYLQTQGCEVVVLDTRSAPPGLDQLHTLLPAERIFLGNWPDAAFVGVDQIVVSPGLSLDEPALRAAAARGVPLLGDIELFARAAAHPVLAITGSNGKSTVTTLVGALLEGAGRRVAVGGNLGTPALDLLARPAPDAYVLELSSFQLERTHSLRPAGACVLNLSADHLDRHGSFAAYSAAKASVLTGATVAVLNRDDPAVAAMADSLATNQPVIWFGLGTPGGEADFGLLEVAGTSWLARGTSPLLPVAALRLPGRHNIANALAALALVGALGVPVADVLEALAAFAGLPHRTEWLGDHAGLAWYNDSKGTNVGATLAAMEGLAPQRPSQRLVLILGGQGKGQDFAPLRAALARHGRAAVLIGEAADSLDRALAGVVPTQHATDMHAAVATAAALAQPGDGVLLSPACASFDMFAGYADRGEAFAGALRAFSRGVHDA; encoded by the coding sequence ATGGGCGCCGTGGCACAGCAACTGACAACACGCATGCTGGTAGTGGGCGCCGGTGCCAGCGGGCTGTCCTGCGTACGCTACCTGCAGACGCAGGGCTGCGAGGTGGTCGTGCTCGACACCCGCAGCGCGCCGCCGGGGCTGGACCAGCTGCATACCCTGTTACCCGCGGAGCGGATATTTCTGGGCAACTGGCCCGACGCGGCTTTTGTCGGCGTGGACCAGATCGTGGTCAGTCCGGGTCTGAGCCTCGATGAACCGGCCCTGCGCGCCGCCGCCGCGCGCGGTGTACCCCTGCTCGGCGATATCGAGCTATTCGCCCGCGCCGCCGCACATCCCGTGCTCGCGATCACCGGTTCGAACGGCAAGTCCACCGTCACGACTCTGGTCGGGGCCCTGCTGGAGGGTGCCGGCCGCCGGGTCGCGGTTGGCGGCAACCTGGGCACTCCGGCGCTCGATCTGCTGGCCAGGCCAGCTCCTGACGCCTATGTCCTGGAGCTGTCCTCGTTTCAGCTGGAGCGCACTCACAGCCTGCGCCCCGCCGGTGCCTGCGTCTTGAATCTGAGCGCCGATCACCTGGACCGCCACGGCAGCTTCGCTGCCTACAGTGCCGCCAAGGCATCCGTGCTTACCGGCGCCACAGTGGCAGTGCTCAACCGCGATGACCCCGCCGTGGCGGCGATGGCGGACTCGCTTGCCACCAACCAGCCAGTGATCTGGTTTGGTTTGGGCACCCCTGGCGGCGAGGCCGATTTCGGGCTGCTTGAGGTCGCCGGAACCTCCTGGCTGGCACGTGGCACAAGCCCGCTGTTGCCCGTTGCCGCGCTGCGCCTGCCAGGCCGGCACAATATTGCCAATGCACTGGCGGCACTGGCGCTGGTCGGCGCGCTAGGGGTGCCCGTGGCGGACGTCCTTGAAGCACTGGCGGCCTTCGCCGGCTTGCCCCACCGCACCGAATGGCTGGGCGATCACGCAGGACTTGCCTGGTACAACGACTCGAAAGGCACCAACGTCGGGGCTACCCTGGCGGCCATGGAAGGCCTGGCACCACAGCGTCCCAGCCAACGGCTTGTGCTCATCCTCGGCGGTCAGGGCAAGGGTCAGGATTTTGCGCCGCTGCGCGCGGCCCTGGCCCGCCATGGACGGGCAGCGGTGCTGATCGGCGAAGCCGCAGATAGCCTGGACCGTGCCCTAGCCGGCGTGGTGCCTACACAGCACGCTACAGACATGCATGCGGCCGTCGCCACGGCGGCAGCGTTGGCGCAGCCTGGCGATGGCGTGCTGCTTTCGCCGGCCTGCGCCAGCTTTGACATGTTCGCGGGGTACGCCGACCGTGGTGAGGCTTTTGCGGGCGCATTACGGGCATTCTCGCGCGGTGTCCACGATGCCTAG
- the mraY gene encoding phospho-N-acetylmuramoyl-pentapeptide-transferase yields MLYHLFDWLAAEVSGFNAFRYITLRTVLAALTALGISLAAGGPVIRYLTALRLGQHVRLDGPQSHHVKAGTPTMGGALILLAIVVTTLLWADLRSFKVWLVLAVTLATGLIGWLDDYLKVTHRNSKGLKSRHKFLGQVLVGAVAAFAIFAVAKLPAETTYIVPFIKDLTLQVGWLFVPFSLLVIVGSSNAVNLTDGLDGLAIMPTVMVGGGLGIFAYVAGHQVMARYLGLPYVPGAGELAIVCGAIVGAGLGFLWFNTYPAQVFMGDVGALALGAILGTVAVLIRQELVLFIMGGVFVMETVSVMLQVASFKLTGKRVFAMAPLHHHFELKGWPEPRVIVRFWIITFILVLVGLASLKIR; encoded by the coding sequence ATGCTGTATCACCTGTTTGACTGGCTGGCAGCCGAAGTGAGTGGCTTCAACGCGTTTCGCTACATCACCCTGCGCACCGTACTGGCGGCGCTGACCGCGCTCGGCATCTCACTGGCTGCCGGTGGCCCAGTGATCCGCTACCTGACGGCGCTGCGCCTGGGCCAGCACGTGCGCCTCGACGGCCCACAATCGCATCACGTCAAGGCCGGCACACCGACCATGGGCGGTGCGCTGATTCTGCTGGCGATCGTTGTCACCACGCTGCTGTGGGCCGACCTTCGCAGCTTCAAGGTATGGCTGGTACTGGCGGTCACGCTGGCCACCGGCCTGATCGGCTGGCTGGACGACTACCTGAAAGTCACGCACCGCAACTCCAAGGGTCTGAAGTCCCGTCACAAGTTCCTCGGCCAGGTACTGGTTGGCGCGGTAGCGGCCTTCGCCATATTTGCGGTTGCCAAACTACCGGCTGAAACCACCTACATCGTGCCCTTCATCAAGGACCTCACGCTTCAGGTCGGTTGGCTATTCGTACCGTTCAGCCTGCTGGTCATCGTCGGCTCGAGCAATGCCGTGAACCTGACCGACGGCCTGGATGGGCTGGCGATCATGCCCACGGTGATGGTCGGGGGTGGGCTTGGCATCTTCGCTTACGTGGCCGGGCATCAGGTGATGGCGCGCTATCTGGGTCTGCCGTATGTGCCCGGAGCGGGGGAGCTTGCCATCGTGTGCGGCGCCATCGTCGGTGCCGGGCTCGGCTTTCTGTGGTTCAACACCTACCCGGCGCAGGTGTTTATGGGCGACGTCGGCGCACTGGCACTTGGCGCTATCCTCGGCACGGTGGCGGTGCTGATACGCCAGGAGTTGGTGCTGTTCATCATGGGCGGCGTGTTCGTGATGGAAACGGTGTCGGTGATGCTGCAGGTGGCGTCGTTCAAGCTGACCGGCAAGCGCGTGTTCGCCATGGCGCCGTTGCACCACCACTTCGAACTCAAGGGCTGGCCGGAGCCACGGGTCATCGTGCGTTTCTGGATCATCACCTTCATCCTGGTGCTGGTCGGCCTTGCCAGCTTGAAGATCCGTTGA
- the murF gene encoding UDP-N-acetylmuramoyl-tripeptide--D-alanyl-D-alanine ligase, whose product MSLAQAAAIVGAANRPAGEFCGVATDSRSLRPGELFVALNGPRFDGHDYLAAAAAAGAAAALVQRADPGLPCLVVADPLTALGQLAAAWRARFQIPVLAVTGSTGKTSVKELLACALAGIGSVLATHGNRNNHIGLPLTLLELRGTHRAAVVEMGMSQVAEIAHLTRLAQPGVGLITNAGPAHLAGLGSVAAVARAKGELIEYLPASGIAVLNADDAYLPLWRQLAGSRQVVSFGLAQPAQISAAYTLAADGTQIELHTPQGTQHTHLRLLGRHNVQNALAATAAALAIGRPLAEIAAGLASVAPLPGRMFPVPASAGARLIDDSYNANPLSVQAAIDVLAELPGERILVLGDMGELGDQALALHAACGAAARAAGIDRLLTLGPLSVAAATAFGSDALPCRELPQLLDALTSLLRPGVTALIKGSRSAGMERVVQAFAVTPPGALH is encoded by the coding sequence ATGTCGCTGGCCCAGGCCGCCGCCATTGTCGGGGCTGCCAACCGGCCGGCCGGGGAGTTTTGCGGTGTCGCCACCGACAGCCGCAGCCTGCGCCCGGGCGAGCTGTTCGTGGCGCTCAATGGGCCGCGTTTCGATGGTCACGACTACCTTGCCGCCGCTGCCGCAGCCGGCGCCGCTGCCGCGCTGGTGCAGCGCGCTGATCCAGGGTTGCCGTGCCTGGTGGTCGCCGACCCGCTCACAGCACTCGGCCAGCTGGCCGCGGCCTGGCGAGCACGATTCCAGATACCCGTGCTCGCCGTAACCGGCAGCACTGGAAAGACCAGCGTCAAGGAACTGCTGGCGTGTGCGCTGGCCGGTATCGGCTCGGTGCTCGCCACCCACGGCAACCGCAACAATCACATCGGCCTGCCGCTGACCCTGCTGGAGTTGCGAGGCACGCACCGCGCGGCGGTGGTCGAGATGGGCATGAGCCAGGTCGCGGAAATCGCCCACCTGACGCGACTGGCGCAACCGGGCGTGGGCCTCATCACCAACGCCGGCCCGGCGCACCTTGCCGGCCTCGGCAGCGTGGCGGCGGTGGCGCGCGCCAAGGGCGAACTCATTGAGTACCTGCCGGCGTCCGGCATCGCGGTGCTGAACGCCGACGATGCCTACCTGCCGCTGTGGCGGCAGCTCGCGGGCTCGCGGCAAGTCGTGAGCTTCGGCCTCGCCCAGCCGGCCCAGATCAGCGCCGCCTATACCCTGGCGGCCGACGGTACGCAGATCGAACTGCACACCCCGCAGGGGACCCAGCACACCCACCTTCGCCTGCTTGGCCGGCACAACGTGCAAAACGCGCTGGCCGCGACCGCGGCCGCACTGGCCATCGGCCGGCCCCTGGCTGAAATTGCCGCGGGACTTGCCAGCGTGGCGCCGCTGCCGGGGCGCATGTTTCCGGTGCCAGCCAGCGCTGGCGCGCGGCTGATCGACGACAGCTACAACGCCAATCCGCTGTCGGTGCAGGCGGCAATCGACGTCCTCGCCGAGCTACCCGGCGAGCGGATACTGGTGCTCGGCGACATGGGCGAACTTGGCGACCAGGCGCTGGCACTGCACGCCGCGTGTGGCGCCGCGGCCCGCGCGGCCGGCATTGATCGTCTGTTGACGCTGGGGCCATTGTCGGTGGCAGCCGCGACGGCCTTCGGCTCCGATGCACTCCCATGCCGCGAACTGCCACAGTTGCTTGACGCCCTGACCAGCTTGCTGCGACCTGGCGTCACGGCGCTCATCAAGGGCTCGCGCAGTGCCGGCATGGAGCGGGTGGTACAGGCCTTCGCCGTCACGCCGCCGGGTGCGCTGCACTGA